In the genome of Toxoplasma gondii ME49 chromosome Ia, whole genome shotgun sequence, the window TTCTTAGCTCCGCAATTCCGATCATGACACAAGACTTTTTGGTCAATACTGGTGCACTGACGCTTGCCGTATCTGGACCACAGGCAGCAGTGCGCACAACCAACAACCGCTAACGCTTGCTTATCCTGATTTTGACAGACACATTTACTAATGGAAACTTGATGACATCTACGTCGCTTGGAGCTCCCCATTGGCACTACCTTTCTCTTTTGGATATGGCTCGCTTGCTCCTGCCTTCAAACGAGCCTCTCCATGAACATGCCAAAATCTTTCAAACTCACACGCAGATAGCGTCGCATGGATATTCAATCCCAAATTGTCACTACTACACAAATGGGCGCGACTGGGGAAGACGGCTCATTCTTGTGTAGGAGGCGGTTTCGAGCTCACCCGGTGAGCCTGCGTCGGCGCCTGTTCTGGAGGGCTGATCACGCGTTCCGGCTTGCGGcgagctgtctccgctggAGCTTGGGAGGTGCACCCCAGCTGCCGCCAACCTCTGCTTTACTTCTTCCGCCATATCTTCCAGTTTTGCGGCCTCTCTCAGCCGCACAGATGACCGCTCTTGAAACCTCTTTTGCGCACGCTCCACCCATCCCTGCAGTCGTGACCACTGAACAGGACCCGACTGACTGACGATGAGACGCCCGACGCTTCGCGCCACGTAATTGTCCTCACTCCCCCATTCCTCTCGAAGCGTCTTCGCATCGCTCCTCAGCTTGCCAAGCGCAAGCTGTCCATATGTCACCTCTCCACGTCCCTCCAATAAAACGGTACGAGCAAGGCCTTCTCCCCCCGGTGCAGAGCTTCTGGAGCCAGAGTCCTTCCtccgcctgcatgcgcctgcagATCGTCTTCGTCGAGTGCCTGAAAACACAGGAACAAAGCCTGTCAACGAAGCCATCGTGCCGTCCCTTTGTGCTATCAGACCAACGCCTGTTCAATGACATACGGTTTCGTCTGTCAGCGAAGAGGTCTGCTATCTTTGGGCTGGTGTACTTCACTTGCGATGCGGTGCCTTTATGCTCGAATGGGGGATCCGCATCGCGGACTTAGCTGCCGCTTGAGCCGTGATAACGCCATCAAGTGGTGTGAAAAACGCCTACGCCAAGTCCGACAATACTCAGTGCCATGACTCATTCAACTGCCTGTTTGGAATAAGACATTCACAGCTCACTGGGATCAGCCGCTCCAGGTGTGGCTCCGCGCCCGCCTGgaggagctgctgctgccgacGCCGCAGGCTCTTCTTGAGTTCCAGAGGTGTCAATTGCCGAACGTGCGCTGAGCGCAAGCAATGCTTGTGCCGCCTCTAGTTCTGCCTCACTAACGGGGAGCGGTTGACCGGTGAGGTCCTTCTTGTCCAAACCCTTATCTCCCGGAACACTAGCAGCACAAGCGCCAGGATATGAGACAGTATTTTGTAGCAAAATCAACGTTTGAGCCCACAGGTTTCGGGAGAGAATCCAAGCTATGCAGATCCAGCCGGGGCAGGGGCGACCGCAAATTACTTGCTCCACTGAGCAGCTGATTGCTGCGAGGGCTGTCCTTAAGAGAGCAAGCCGTGTCACCATTTGGCTGTATCGAAGTACCTGTCAAACTCCATAACATCTGATCTGAATGACACGCAAGCCGGCAACGCAAAGCGTGATACTGGTGGTTGGGAGCTGTGAGGGAAAGCAGACCAAACGAAAGCACCGGGAAGAACACTGCGTTCTccggagaagcgaggcaaGTGAGAAGGGTTATCTGCCTGCGAAACAGAACAtgttgttcttctcctctcgtgaTGATACGGCACATAATAGACAGTTACGTCAGGGGATCACTCGCAATCGTCCTCGGGTGTATGGACAGTCTTGTCTGAGCGGGAGGGAAAGTGTGAAAGTATATATGACAAGCGCTGGTGGGCCAGCATTGTCGTATGAAGCCGGTCACTATGGTCACCAATCCTAGAAATACCTGCACGGTCAACTCGATAGCGATGCGGTGATGGGAGGGACGGGCGGCCACGCTGTCTCCGACCGGAGACATGTAGATCACTCAGTTCGTAGAAGCAACGGAGGAAGGGCcttgaagaggaagaggtcGGATTTATTCTCCATTTTGTCCTAGCGTCCTGCCACGGAAAACTAGTCAAGCAGATTCGTTCGTAACAGCATTCGCATAAGCTATTGTTTACCTTGGTACTCTACCCCCCGCCCCTCAGAGACGCACCCACAAGAAGGAGGAATTTATGTCAGAAATCGACCAGTACGAGAACAGCTTCAGGAGATCGTCGCATAGCGGCTGCATGGAATCTGCTTTCGGCGCAAGCGCTGTAGGTGGGTAGTGTGCTTTTACCGTGCTTTGTGTTAGCATGGTTTCGAGAACTCCCATTATATCTACGAGAATATTTCAGGCACTCCTTGTCTTTTATCGGTGTGCACTGAATCTAAATTCATGTTATAATTTCGGTTATCGAGTTCTGCCCATAGGCATTTTGCTGCACCTGCACACTTACGGCGTACAGAAGTGGATGAAGCAGATGGGAAGGCAGCTTACGATACAAGGATGTCTCATACCTCTGTGCTGGCTATGTTGACTGCGCCGCTCTATGAAAATCGCTACACTTCACAACCCCCCCGGCATGAACG includes:
- a CDS encoding KRUF family protein (encoded by transcript TGME49_295950~This gene belongs to the Lysine-Arginine rich Unidentified Function (KRUF) family of Toxoplasma-expanded genes.) codes for the protein MVTRLALLRTALAAISCSVEQVICGRPCPGWICIAWILSRNLWAQTLILLQNTVSYPGACAASVPGDKGLDKKDLTGQPLPVSEAELEAAQALLALSARSAIDTSGTQEEPAASAAAAPPGGRGATPGAADPSTRRRRSAGACRRRKDSGSRSSAPGGEGLARTVLLEGRGEVTYGQLALGKLRSDAKTLREEWGSEDNYVARSVGRLIVSQSGPVQWSRLQGWVERAQKRFQERSSVRLREAAKLEDMAEEVKQRLAAAGVHLPSSSGDSSPQAGTRDQPSRTGADAGSPDTASVSAPVLTKKSCVMIGIAELRRQSKELREIWTSREEYIEQHVADRMVRTPNRNVPDRFVGEWRQAARTRYNERVTQRLEKAAELEATANAWDRRIASDAEIWEDVEEGTPVGAGEAQQVAALMRPAGRPVIRGLKYYKQGTADESMTITSSAGPSESGAPESAAQIGSLSGTVLGSTILLPQRGAVTYVQLAIERMRQEARALLYRWGNMESFLHRNIALRMYRLNNRSPSVETVRQWLQLARSKYRHRGRMRCQDAENLNIMANELERNAEAAGISLRTAQETATLESGSPGQAPVAQAAGTPRGEFGALNGMFQLCADEDRSIWP